CATGTCCTGGATGGAGGCCACCGCCGTCTCCGGCGCGCCGCCCTCGGTGTCCGGCAGCGGATCCACCTGGAGGGTGACGGGCCGCACGCGCCGGTTCTTGATGTCCTCCTTGATGCGCGCGTAGAGCGAGCGGATCTTCGGAGGCGCGGTGCGCGGCAGCTCATAGTCCGGCCGCGCCTGCAGGAGCATCTCGTAGGCCTCGCGCGCCCGCGCCTCGTCGCCCAGGTACAGGGAGGTGAGACCGAGCAGGCGGTAGAGCTCCACGAGCTGATCATCGGTCACGTCGGGGGCGTCGAGTCCCGCCTCCAGGGTCCGGACCGCTTCCTCGAACTCGCCGCTTTCGATCTGCGCCTGCGCGCGAGCGATTTCCGGGCGGGCGGGCGCCGTCTGGAACAACAAGGGCCCTGGGAACAAGGGCTTCGCCAGCGAGGCGCCAGGAGTCAGCAGGCTCGCCATCAAGATGCTCGCCACCACGCGCTGCCACCGAACGTCCATTGGCCGGCACCCTAGCAGACGGTCAGGCCCCGCTCTAGTTTGGGACCGGCGGTGAAACCCCGGGCGCCCGACGACATCTATGGGTGTTCTGGCGCGTTGACTGCGGGAGGGGGCCTCCCCATGATGCGCGCCCCTTTTTGGACAGGAAGAAACAGCTGTGTCGATGCGCGTAAAGATTGAAGAGATTCGAGACGAAGGGCTCAAGTTGAACGAGCGGATGAGCCTGGAGCAGCTCGGCACCGCGCTCGAGGGCTCTGGTTTCCGTGCCACCGAGCCCCTGGCGGTCTCCGCCAGTCTGCGCAAGGTGAGCGGGGGCGTGTTGTTGCAGGGCCAGTTCACCTCGCGCGTGGCGGCGGCGTGCAAGCGCTGCCTGGCCGACGCGGTGCTGGAGCTGCCCACTTCCTTCACCATCAACCTGGTGCCCGAGTCCCTGGCCCGGGGCGATGACGTCCTGGACGAGGAGGAGCAGGAGGAGAAGGACCGGGGCCAGGGCGAGAGCGGCGGCTCGTTCGCGTTGGATGACGCCGACGAGGAGCTGTTCGACGGCAAGATCATCGACCTGGAGCCCATCGTGCGCGAGCAGGTGCTGCTGGCGCTGCCGATGAACGCCGTGTGCCGCGAGGACTGCAAGGGCCTGTGCGGGCAGTGCGGTCAGAACCTCAACGAGAAGCAGTGCGACTGCCAGGAGAAGTACGTGGATCCTCGCTTCGCGGCGCTCAAGAACATCAAGCTCCAGAGCTGAACCCGGGGCGGGGGGCTCCTGGCCTCGGGCCGGGAGCCCAAAACACGAAGGCCGCCCCTCCGTTGGATGGAGGGAGCGGCCTTCTTGCCTTCCTGGTTCCGCGAAAGGGAACTCAGGCCTGGGCGGGCACCGTCTCACGGCCCTTGTAGTGGCCGCACGCCGAGCAGGCGCGGTGGGGAAGGATCGGCTCCTTGCAGTTGGAGCACTGAATCACCTGCACCGCGGCGCGCAGGTTGTTGTTGGCCGCACGGCGGCGGTCACGACGCATCTTGGACGTACGCTTCTTGGGAACACCCACGGCTCACCTCTATATCGTCACGGCCCTGGACCACCGGGGCATCCCCACCGGTCCCGACCGGCAAAAGCTCGGAAGGCGGCGGACCCTAGCCGCTCAAGGCGTGTGAGTCAACGCGACAGTGGATCCACGACAATCCCGGCGGGGGAAGCGTCCATTCTGCCCCCCTCGCCCCGGAGAGTCCATGGAAGGATGCGCCCGCGATGAGGCTCGTCCTGGATGCGATGGGGGGTGACCATGCCCCCGAGGCCCCCGTGCGGGGCGCCCTCCTGTTCGCGCGTGAGCACCCGGAGCACGAGGTGGTGCTCGTGGGGGCACCCGCGCGCCTGGGCGCATGCCTGGCCCGTGAGGGAGGGGCGCCGGGCAACGTGTACCCCTACCCCGCGACCGAGGTGGTGGAGATGGAGGAGGACGCCTTCGCGGCCATCCGTCGCAAGAAGGACTCCTCCCTGCGGGTGGGCTTCGAGCTGGTGCGCCGGGGCGAGGCCCAGGCGCTGGTGTCGGCGGGACACTCGGGTGCGGTGATGGCCGGGGCGCTGTTGCTGCTCGGACGCCTGCCCGGGGTGGATCGCCCGGCGATCGCCACGCTGCTGCCCACGCTCAAGGGCCCGGGGCACTGCCTGTTGCTGGACTCCGGGGCCAACGTGGAGTGCCGCCCCGTCCACCTCGCGCAGTGGGCGGTGCTCGGCAGCGCCTACATGCGCGCCCTGCTGGGCATCGAGCGGCCCCGCGTGGCGGTGCTCTCCAATGGAGAGGAGCCCTCCAAGGGCACGGCACTCACGCGCGAGGCCTCCGCGTTGCTCCGGCGCTCGGAGCTGAACTTCGCCGGCTACGTCGAGGGCCGGAGTCTCTTCTCCGGGGACGTGGAGGTGGCCGTCACCGATGGCTTCACCGGCAACGTGGTCCTCAAGACGACCGAGGGGGCGGCCGCGGGGGTGACGGGTCTGTTGCGCTCGGCGATCGAGCGGGGAGGGCTGCCGCTCAAGCTGGGGGCCCTGCTGCTGCGGCCCATCTTCGCGGGATTGAAGACGCGGTTGGACTACGCGGAAGTGGGCGGCGCCCCGCTGCTCGGCATCGAGGGGGTGGGGATCGTGGCCCATGGCCGCAGCTCGCCCCGTGCCATCCAACAGGCCCTGGTTGCCGCCCTGCGCAATGCCGAGGCGGGACTGCGGGCCGAGTTGACGCGATGCATCGCCCAGGCGGCCTCCTGGCTCCCCGTGCGTCAGCGCGGGGGGACGAGGGCGTGGACGGGGTCCTCGGGAGAGCCGGGGGGGTTGAGACGTTAAGTGCTGGCCCAAGCCAGGCGAATGCGGCAAGAGGGCGTTTCCGCCACCCTGGCCACATGCCCGAGGGCGCGCCCCCTTCGGGAGGGCGACAGGCGCGGGGAGCGGAGTCATTCGGGAGGGAGCAAGCCGCATGTCGAAGATCGCGTTCATCTTCCCCGGCCAGGGCAGTCAGACGGTCGGCATGGGGAAGGACCTGTACGAGAAGTTCCCCGAGGCCCGGGCCGTCTTCGAGGCGGCCGACGAGGCGCTGGGCGAGAAGCTCACCCAGCTCATGTTCGAGGGCCCGGAGGCCGGACTCAAGCTGACGGCCAACACGCAGCCGGCCATCCTCACGGTGTCGGTGGCGGCACATGCCGTCTTCTCCAAGCGGGGCCCGGCGCCCGCGTTCGTCGCGGGACACTCACTGGGTGAGTACTCGGCGCTGGTGGTGGCCGGCGCGCTGTCGCTGCCGGACGCGGTGCGGGCGGTGCGCGCCCGCGGCTCCTTCATGCAGGAGGCGGTGCCCGAGGGCGTGGGGGCCATGGCCGCCATCCTCGGCCTGACACCGGACAAGGTGAAGGCGGCGTGCGACGAGGTGGCCCAGGATCAGGTGGTGGCTCCGGCCAACTACAACTCGCCCGAGCAGACGGTCATCGCGGGCAACGCCCAGGCGGTGGAGCGCGCCGGGGCCCGGTGCAAGGAGCTGGGCGCCAAGCGCGTGATGCCGCTGCCCGTGTCCGCCCCCTTCCACTGCGCGCTGATGAATCCGGTCAAGCCGCGCCTGGCGCAGGTGTTTTCCGGGGTGAAGGTGTCCGCCCCGAGCGTGCCGGTGGTGACCAACGTGGAGGCGCGCCCCAACGCGGACGCGGCGCGCGTGGTGCCGCTCCTGCTCGAGCAGGTCAGCGCGCCGGTGCGGTGGATCGAGTGCGTGGAGGCGCTCAAGGCCGAGGGCGTCACGCGCCTCGTGGAGCTGGGCCCGGGCAAGGTGCTCAGCGGCCTCACCAAGCGCATCAGCAAGGACCTCGAGTCGTTCAACGTCGAAGACTCCGCGAGCCTGGAGAAGGTCCTCGCGGCCCTGGGAGCCTGAGAGATGAGCACGTTCAAGGACAAGGTGGTGCTGGTGACGGGAGGCTCGCGCGGAATCGGCCGGGCCATCTCGGTGGGCTTCGCGAAGCAGGGCGCCAAGGTGGTGATCGGCTACGCGGGCAACGAGGCCGCGGCGCAGGAGGCCCTGGGGCTCGTCCAGGCCGCGGGCGCCCAGGGTGAGATCATCCGCTTCGACGTGGCGGACACCGCCGCGTGCGCGAGCACCGTGGAGCACGTCGTCAAGACGCACGGCCGCCTGGACGTGCTCGTGAACAACGCGGGCATCGCGGTGGACGGCCTGGTGATGCGCTTGAAGGACGAGGACTGGGACCGGCAGCTCGACACCAACCTCCGGGGCGCCTTCGCCCTGATCCGCGCCGCCAGCCGGCCGATGATGAAGCAGAAGGGGGGAGCCATCATCAACCTCACCTCCGTGGTGGGGGAGATGGGCAACGGCGGACAGGCCGCCTACTCGGCGTCCAAAGCGGGCCTCATCGGGTTGACCAAGTCGGTGGCCAAGGAACTGGCCAGCCGCAACATCCGGGTGAACGCGGTTTCCCCGGGCTTCATCGCCACGGACATGACGGCCTACCTCGAGGGTGAGACGCGCGAGAAGATGCTGGGCGCCATCCCCCTGGGCCGTCTGGGCTCCGCCGAGGAGGTCGCCCAGGCGGTACTTTTCCTGGCCAGTGACGCCGCCACCTACATCACCGGAGAGGTCCTCAAGGTGAACGGCGGCATGTACATGTAGCCAAGGGTTGGATCGGCGCGGAGCCTGGAGTATACCGCGCCCGCCTTTACAGGGTCCGGGGAGTATGCTGGACCGTCACGCGGTTTCCGGAGGAATCAACACCTATGTCGACTTCTGCTATCGAGGCCAAGGTCAAGTCCATCATCGCCGACCAGCTGGGCGTGGGCGAGGAGGAGATCAAGCCCGAGTCCTCCTTCATCGAAGATCTGGGCGCCGACAGCCTCGACATCGTGGAACTGGTCATGGCGATGGAGGAGGAGTTCGAGGTCGAGATTCCCGACGAGGAGGCCGAGAACATCAAGACCGTCGGCGACGCCATCAACTACGTCAACACCCACAAGAAGTAGGCAGCAGTCGAAGGGCCGGGGAGCGCTGGTCCCGCCCAGCGTTCCAACGCAGCAGCGCGGTATTTGGAGAATCACGTGTCAAACCGACGAGTCGTCATCACCGGGACCGGAATCATCACGGCACTGGGAACCGGCACCGAGAAGAACTGGCAGGCGATGCTCGCCGGTCAATCCGGTATCGCGACCATCACCCGCTTCGAGCTGGGGAAGATGGATACCCGCTTCGCGGGTGAGGTGAAGGACTTCCAGCCCGAACAGTTCATCGACCGGCGCGAGGTGCGCCGCATGGATCTGTTCGCCCAGTATGCGCTCGCCGCGGCGGACATGGCGGTGAAGGAAAGCGGGCTGCCCATCGGGCCGGACGCGCCCCACGGCTACCAGGCCGAGAAGGTGGGCGTCATCGTCGGCTCGGGCATCGGTGGGATCTCCTCGCTGGAGGAGCAGCACCGCAAGGGGCTGGAGAAGGGGTTCGACCGGCTCTCGCCCTTCTTCATCATCCAGATGATCATCAACATGGCGCCGGGCCTCATCTCCATGCGCTATGGGTGCAAGGGGCCCAACTGGTCGCCCGTGTCCGCCTGCGCCACCAGCGCGCACGCCATCGGCGAGGCGTGGAAGTCCATCCGCCTGGGCGAGTGCGACGCGGTCATCGCCGGTGGGGCCGAGGCCGCCATCACGCCGCTGGGCATGGGTGGCTTCTCGGTGATGAAGGCGCTGTCCAACCGCAACGATGATCCGATGCGCGCCAGCCGCCCGTTCGACAAGGAGCGCGACGGCTTCGTGATGGGCGAGGGCGCGGGCATCATCGTGCTCGAGGAGCTGGAGCACGCGAAGAAGCGCGGCGCCAACATCCTGGCGGAGCTGGTGGGCTACGGGGCCAACTCGGACGCGCACCACGTGACGCAGCCGGCCCCCGAGGGCGAGGGCGCGGCGCGCTGCATGCGCCTGGCGCTCGCCTCCGCGGGGATGAACCCCGAGGACGTGGGCTACATCAACGCGCACGGCACCTCGACGCCGTTCAACGACGCCAACGAGACCAAGGCCATCAAGACGGTCTTCGGCGCGCACGCCAGGAAGCTGCCCGTCTCCTCCACCAAGTCCATGACGGGCCACATGCTCGGCGCGGCCGGTGGCGCCGAGGCCGTGGTGAGCGTGATGACGCTCCAGCGCGGGGTCATCCCGCCGACCATCAACCTGACCTCGCCGGATCCCGAGTGCGATCTGGACTACGTGCCCAACCAGGCGCGTGAGCAGCGCGTGGACTCGGTGATGAGCAACTCGTTTGGTTTTGGTGGCACCAACGCGGTGTTGGTGTTCAAGCGCTTCCGGTAGTCCCCGCGCCCCCTTCGCTCGTGGAGAGGGGGCTCGGCTCGTGTCCGGTCCAGTCCCGGGTGGAGGAGGGCTCTCATGAAGGTCATCATCGCGTCGGATCATGCGGGACTGGAGCTGCGCCGTGAGCTGGTGAAGGCGCTCCAGGAGCTGCGCGTCGAGGTGGATGACGTGGGCCCCACCAGCGCCGAGTCCGTGGACTACCCGGACTATGCCCGCCTGGTGTGCCGGGCGGTGACCGAGGCAAGCGCCACCCGGGGCGTGCTCGTATGTGGCACGGGCATGGGCATGGCCATCATGGCCAACAAGCTCCCGGGCATCCGCGCGGCGTTGTGCACGGACGAGTTCGTGGCCCGCATGGCGCGCGCCCACAACGACGCCAACGTGTTGTGCCTGGGGCAGCGCGTGGTGGGCGCCGGACTCGCCCGCAGCATCCTGGAGGCCTTCCTGGCCACCCCCTTCGAAGGCGGGCGGCACCAGCGGCGTCTGGACAAGATTCGAGAGGCCGAGTCCCGGTGACGGCCGGCCTTCCAACCGAGGAGACACAATCCATGGAGAACACCCGTCTGCTGGCCGAGGTCGATCCCGAAATCGCCCGTGCCATCCAGGACGAGACGCGGCGCCAGGAAGAAGGCCTGGAGCTGATCGCCTCGGAGAACTTCGTCAGCCCCGCGGTGATGGAAGCCGCGGGCTCGGTGCTCACGAACAAGTACGCGGAAGGCTACCCCGGCAAGCGCTACTACGGCGGCTGCGAGGTGGTGGACGTGGCCGAGACGCTCGCCATCTCCCGCGCCCGTGAGCTCTTCGGCGCCGAGTACGCCAACGTCCAGGCCCACTCGGGCAGCCAGGCGAACATGGGCGCCTACATGGCGCTGATGAAGCCGGGTGACACCCTGCTCGCGTTGGACTTGAACTCGGGCGGTCACCTCACCCACGGCTCCGCGTTCAACTTCTCCGGCAAGCTGTACAAGGCCGTGCACTACGGCCTCACCCGGGACACCGAGACGATCGACTACGCGCAGGCGGCCGCCCTGGCCAAGGAGCACAAGCCGCGCGTGGTGGTGGTGGGCGCCTCGGCCTATCCGCGCATCATCGACTTCGCGAAGTTCCGCGAGATCGCCGACAGCGTGGGCGCGGCGCTCATGGTGGACATGGCGCACATCGCGGGCCTGGTGGCCGCGGGGCTGCATCCCTCGCCGGTGCCCCTGGCGGACATCGTCACCAGCACCACCCACAAGACGCTGCGCGGCCCGCGCGGCGGCCTCGTGCTGAGCAAGGAGCCCTACGCCAAGACGCTCAACAGCCAGATCTTCCCGGGCATCCAGGGCGGCCCGCTCATGCACGTCATCGCCGCCAAGGCCGTGGCCTTCCGCGAGGCGCTCAGCCCCGAGTTCAAGGCCTACCAGAAGCAGATCGTCGCCAACGCCCAGGCGCTCGCCGAGGCGCTGCAGAAGGGCGGCCTGCGGCTGTGCTCGGGCGGCACGGACAACCACCTGATGCTCGTGGACCTGCGTCCCAAGAAGCTCGTGGGCAAGGTGGCCGAGGAGGTGCTCGGCAAGGCGGGCATCACGGTGAACAAGAACATGATTCCGTTCGATCCCGAGAAGCCCACGGTGACGTCGGGCGTGCGCATCGGCACTCCGGCCCTCACCACGCGCGGCATGAAGGAGGCGGAGATGGCCACCGTGGGCGCGCTGGTGGTCGAGGCGCTGGACAACGCCTCGGACGAGCAGCGGCTGGCGAGCATCCGGGGCCGCATCCAGGAGTTCACCCGGAGCTTCCCGCTCTACGCCTCGCGCCTGAAGTAGCGCGTGCCATGCGTTGCCCCTTCTGCCAGGACCCCGAGAACAAGGTCATCGACTCGCGCGAGTCGCATGAGGGCTCCGTCATCCGCCGGCGCCGCGAGTGTCTGCAATGCAAGCGGCGCTTCACCACGTACGAGCGCGTGGAGGAAATCTACCCGCTCATCGTGAAGAAGGACGGCCGGCGCGAGACGTTCGATCGGGACAAGCTGCTCGCGGGGTTGCAGAAGGCGTGCGAGAAGCGGCCGGTGTCGGCGGACCAGCTCGAGGAGACGCTGGTCGCCGTGGAGCGGCTGCTGCAAGGGGTGGGGGAGAAGGAAGTGCCCTCGTCGGTCATCGGCGAGGAGGTGATGCGTCGGCTGCACGCACTGGACGAGGTGGCCTATGTGCGCTTCGCCTCGGTGTACCGGAGCTTCCGTGACATCACCGAGTTCATGGCGGAGCTCAAGGACTTGCTGTCGGACCGGACGCGCGAGCACAAGCCGCCGCGTCCACCGGACAAGGACGGGTAACGGGCGATGCGGCTCTTGACGCGAGCACGGTTGCAGGCGGGGCGCGCCCCCCGGGCCAAGCGCACGGCGGATTTCGATCGGGCGGTGGCCGAGTTCTTCATGCGCCTGGCGCTGGAGGAGGCCGCCAAGGGGCTCG
Above is a window of Cystobacter fuscus DNA encoding:
- the glyA gene encoding serine hydroxymethyltransferase — encoded protein: MENTRLLAEVDPEIARAIQDETRRQEEGLELIASENFVSPAVMEAAGSVLTNKYAEGYPGKRYYGGCEVVDVAETLAISRARELFGAEYANVQAHSGSQANMGAYMALMKPGDTLLALDLNSGGHLTHGSAFNFSGKLYKAVHYGLTRDTETIDYAQAAALAKEHKPRVVVVGASAYPRIIDFAKFREIADSVGAALMVDMAHIAGLVAAGLHPSPVPLADIVTSTTHKTLRGPRGGLVLSKEPYAKTLNSQIFPGIQGGPLMHVIAAKAVAFREALSPEFKAYQKQIVANAQALAEALQKGGLRLCSGGTDNHLMLVDLRPKKLVGKVAEEVLGKAGITVNKNMIPFDPEKPTVTSGVRIGTPALTTRGMKEAEMATVGALVVEALDNASDEQRLASIRGRIQEFTRSFPLYASRLK
- the acpP gene encoding acyl carrier protein, whose protein sequence is MSTSAIEAKVKSIIADQLGVGEEEIKPESSFIEDLGADSLDIVELVMAMEEEFEVEIPDEEAENIKTVGDAINYVNTHKK
- a CDS encoding YceD family protein, coding for MRVKIEEIRDEGLKLNERMSLEQLGTALEGSGFRATEPLAVSASLRKVSGGVLLQGQFTSRVAAACKRCLADAVLELPTSFTINLVPESLARGDDVLDEEEQEEKDRGQGESGGSFALDDADEELFDGKIIDLEPIVREQVLLALPMNAVCREDCKGLCGQCGQNLNEKQCDCQEKYVDPRFAALKNIKLQS
- the rpmF gene encoding 50S ribosomal protein L32, with the protein product MGVPKKRTSKMRRDRRRAANNNLRAAVQVIQCSNCKEPILPHRACSACGHYKGRETVPAQA
- the rpiB gene encoding ribose 5-phosphate isomerase B, which codes for MKVIIASDHAGLELRRELVKALQELRVEVDDVGPTSAESVDYPDYARLVCRAVTEASATRGVLVCGTGMGMAIMANKLPGIRAALCTDEFVARMARAHNDANVLCLGQRVVGAGLARSILEAFLATPFEGGRHQRRLDKIREAESR
- the fabG gene encoding 3-oxoacyl-[acyl-carrier-protein] reductase, which produces MSTFKDKVVLVTGGSRGIGRAISVGFAKQGAKVVIGYAGNEAAAQEALGLVQAAGAQGEIIRFDVADTAACASTVEHVVKTHGRLDVLVNNAGIAVDGLVMRLKDEDWDRQLDTNLRGAFALIRAASRPMMKQKGGAIINLTSVVGEMGNGGQAAYSASKAGLIGLTKSVAKELASRNIRVNAVSPGFIATDMTAYLEGETREKMLGAIPLGRLGSAEEVAQAVLFLASDAATYITGEVLKVNGGMYM
- the fabF gene encoding beta-ketoacyl-ACP synthase II; this encodes MSNRRVVITGTGIITALGTGTEKNWQAMLAGQSGIATITRFELGKMDTRFAGEVKDFQPEQFIDRREVRRMDLFAQYALAAADMAVKESGLPIGPDAPHGYQAEKVGVIVGSGIGGISSLEEQHRKGLEKGFDRLSPFFIIQMIINMAPGLISMRYGCKGPNWSPVSACATSAHAIGEAWKSIRLGECDAVIAGGAEAAITPLGMGGFSVMKALSNRNDDPMRASRPFDKERDGFVMGEGAGIIVLEELEHAKKRGANILAELVGYGANSDAHHVTQPAPEGEGAARCMRLALASAGMNPEDVGYINAHGTSTPFNDANETKAIKTVFGAHARKLPVSSTKSMTGHMLGAAGGAEAVVSVMTLQRGVIPPTINLTSPDPECDLDYVPNQAREQRVDSVMSNSFGFGGTNAVLVFKRFR
- the plsX gene encoding phosphate acyltransferase PlsX, whose translation is MRLVLDAMGGDHAPEAPVRGALLFAREHPEHEVVLVGAPARLGACLAREGGAPGNVYPYPATEVVEMEEDAFAAIRRKKDSSLRVGFELVRRGEAQALVSAGHSGAVMAGALLLLGRLPGVDRPAIATLLPTLKGPGHCLLLDSGANVECRPVHLAQWAVLGSAYMRALLGIERPRVAVLSNGEEPSKGTALTREASALLRRSELNFAGYVEGRSLFSGDVEVAVTDGFTGNVVLKTTEGAAAGVTGLLRSAIERGGLPLKLGALLLRPIFAGLKTRLDYAEVGGAPLLGIEGVGIVAHGRSSPRAIQQALVAALRNAEAGLRAELTRCIAQAASWLPVRQRGGTRAWTGSSGEPGGLRR
- the nrdR gene encoding transcriptional regulator NrdR; its protein translation is MRCPFCQDPENKVIDSRESHEGSVIRRRRECLQCKRRFTTYERVEEIYPLIVKKDGRRETFDRDKLLAGLQKACEKRPVSADQLEETLVAVERLLQGVGEKEVPSSVIGEEVMRRLHALDEVAYVRFASVYRSFRDITEFMAELKDLLSDRTREHKPPRPPDKDG
- the fabD gene encoding ACP S-malonyltransferase, whose protein sequence is MSKIAFIFPGQGSQTVGMGKDLYEKFPEARAVFEAADEALGEKLTQLMFEGPEAGLKLTANTQPAILTVSVAAHAVFSKRGPAPAFVAGHSLGEYSALVVAGALSLPDAVRAVRARGSFMQEAVPEGVGAMAAILGLTPDKVKAACDEVAQDQVVAPANYNSPEQTVIAGNAQAVERAGARCKELGAKRVMPLPVSAPFHCALMNPVKPRLAQVFSGVKVSAPSVPVVTNVEARPNADAARVVPLLLEQVSAPVRWIECVEALKAEGVTRLVELGPGKVLSGLTKRISKDLESFNVEDSASLEKVLAALGA